The Terriglobia bacterium genome has a segment encoding these proteins:
- the iscX gene encoding Fe-S cluster assembly protein IscX, producing the protein MPATFGWDKIEDIAIALADKFPETDPLTVRFTDLHKWVCELPGFAGDPQASNEAKLEAVQMAWREEYQDRQG; encoded by the coding sequence ATGCCGGCGACATTCGGTTGGGACAAGATAGAAGACATCGCCATCGCGCTGGCGGACAAGTTTCCGGAGACCGACCCGCTGACCGTGCGCTTCACCGACCTGCACAAGTGGGTGTGCGAGCTGCCCGGCTTTGCGGGCGACCCGCAGGCCTCCAACGAAGCCAAGCTGGAAGCGGTGCAGATGGCCTGGCGTGAGGAGTATCAGGACCGGCAGGGGTAA